One window of Saimiri boliviensis isolate mSaiBol1 chromosome 4, mSaiBol1.pri, whole genome shotgun sequence genomic DNA carries:
- the TAGAP gene encoding T-cell activation Rho GTPase-activating protein has protein sequence MQSMCRKTSSVFLSPSGLDGAECHAVSPILHSSPDVKELWLETLQGHSQSRMGVKFIPGPSTPTLMKLRSSHNAPKTLNANNMETLIECQSEGDIKEHPLLASCESEDSICQLIEVKKRKKVLSWPFLMRRLSPASDFSGALETDLKAPLFDQPLSIICGDSDTLPRPIQDILTILCLKGPSTEGIFRRAANEKARKELKEELNSGGAVDLERLPVHLLAVVFKDFLRRIPRKLLSSDLFEEWMGALDTQDEEDRIEALKEVADKLPRPNLLLLKHLVYVLHLISKNSEVTRMDSSNLAICIGPNMLTLENDQSLSFEAQKDLNNKVKTLVEFLIDNCFEIFGENIPVHSSITSDDSLEHTDSSDVSTLQNDSAYDSNDPDVESNSSNGISSPSRQPQVPMATAAGSDSRAPQEAGEVSPEPIVSTIARLKSSLAQPDRRYSEPSTLSSQECLESQVTNQTLTKSEGDFPVPQAGSRLEGEEVEDPFPEEVFPAVQGKTKRPVDLKIKNLTPGSVLPRALVPKAFSSSELDASSESSPVASPSSSKRNFFSRHQSFTTKTEKGKPSREIKKHSMSFSFASHKKVLTKTSSTGSAKSQDFTRDHMPKGVRKESQLAGRIVQENGSETHNQTALSFCMRPHALSVDDVFQGADWERPGCPPSYEEAMQGPVARLASYGSQTVGSMTVGGMRARMLVGDCLLPPLPPAHHTGHSRHRDSKEPPPGHGLSPLPEQWTQSGTVHASVDSRGHVAGPGRPELLRLRTVSESMQRSKQDCLVRRCSQPVFEADQFQYAKESYI, from the exons ATGCAGAGCATGTGTAGGAAGACCAGCTCAGTCTTTCTGTCTCCCAGTGGACTAGACGGAGCAGAGTGTCATGCTGTTTCTCCCATTCTCCACAGCTCACCGGATGTAAAAGAACTCTGGCTAGAAACCCTCCAAGG ACACAGTCAAAGTCGCATGGGAGTGAAATTCATCCCTGGGCCATCCACCCCAACGCTGATGAAGTTGAGAAGCAGCCACAATGCT cCAAAAACACTAAATGCCAATAATATGGAGACACTAATCGAATGTCAATCAGAG ggtgATATCAAGGAACATCCCCTGCTGGCGTCATGTGAGAGTGAAGACAGTATTTGCCAGCTAATTG AagttaagaagagaaagaaggtgcTCTCCTGGCCCTTTCTCATGAGAAGGCTCTCCCCTGCATCAGACTTTTCTGGGGCTTTGGAGACAGACTTGAAAGCACCGCTATTTGATCAGCCCTTGTCAATTATTTGTGGTGACAGTGACACACTCCCCAGACCCATCCAG GACATTCTCACTATTCTGTGCCTTAAAGGCCCTTCAACTGAAGGGATATTCAGGAGAGCAGCCAACGAGAAAGCCCGCAAGGAGCTGAAGGAAGAGCTCAACTCCGGGGGCGCAGTGGATCTGGAGAGGCTCCCTGTTCACCTCCTCGCTGTGGTCTTTAAG GACTTCCTCAGAAGGATCCCCCGGAAGCTACTTTCAAGCGATCTCTTTGAGGAGTGGATGGGCGCTTTGGACACGCAGGACGAGGAGGACAGAATCGAGGCCCTGAAAGA GGTTGCTGATAAGCTCCCCCGGCCCAACCTCCTGCTGCTCAAGCACTTGGTCTACGTGCTGCACCTCATAAGCAAGAACTCTGAGGTCACCAGGATGGACTCCAGCAATCTGGCCATCTGCATTGGACCCAACATGCTCACCCTGGAGAATGACCAGAGTCTGTCATTTGAAGCCCAGAAGGACCTGAACAACAAG GTGAAGACATTGGTGGAATTCCTCATCGATAACTGTTTTGAAATATTCGGGGAGAACATTCCAGTGCATTCCAGTATCACTTCTGATGACTCCCTGGAACACACCGATAGCTCAG ATGTGTCGACCCTGCAGAATGACTCAGCCTACGACAGCAATGATCCCGATGTGGAATCCAACAGCAGCAATGGCATCAGCTCTCCCAGCCGGCAGCCCCAGGTGCCCATGGCCACAGCTGCTGGCTCCGACAGCAGGGCCCCACAGGAAGCCGGAGAGGTCAGCCCAGAGCCCATCGTGAGCACCATCGCCAGGCTGAAAAGCTCCCTTGCACAGCCCGACAGGAGGTACTCAGAGCCCAGCACGCTGTCCTCCCAGGAGTGCCTCGAGAGCCAGGTGACAAACCAAACACTGACAAAGAGTGAAGGGGACTTCCCCGTGCCTCAGGCAGGCTCTCGTTTGGAAGGTGAGGAGGTTGAAGACCCATTTCCAGAGGAGGTCTTCCCTGCAGTGCAAGGCAAAACCAAGAGGCCGGTGGACCTGAAGATCAAGAACTTGACCCCGGGGTCGGTGCTCCCACGGGCACTGGTTCCCAAAGCCTTCTCCAGCAGCGAGCTGGACGCGTCCTCTGAAAGCTCCCCTGTGGCTTCTCCTTCCAGTTCCAAAAGAAATTTCTTCAGCAGACATCAGTCTTTCaccacaaagacagaaaaaggcaAGCCCAgcagagaaattaaaaagcacTCCATGTCTTTCTCCTTTGCCTCTCACAAAAAAGTGCTGACCAAAACCTCCAGCACCGGGTCTGCGAAATCGCAAGACTTTACAAGGGACCACATGCCAAAGGGTGTTCGAAAGGAAAGCCAGCTTGCCGGCCGAATCGTGCAGGAAAATGGGTCTGAAACCCACAACCAAACAGCCCTCAGCTTCTGCATGAGACCCCATGCCCTCTCGGTGGATGACGTGTTCCAAGGAGCTGACTGGGAGAGGCCTGGATGCCCACCCTCTTATGAAGAGGCCATGCAGGGCCCAGTGGCCAGACTCGCATCCTACGGGAGCCAGACCGTGGGAAGCATGACGGTGGGGGGCATGAGGGCGAGGATGCTGGTGGGGGACTGCCTCCTACCCCCTCTTCCACCTGCTCACCACACAGGGCACTCAAGACATAGGGACAGCAAAGAGCCACCGCCTGGCCACGGACTCTCTCCCCTGCCTGAGCAATGGACACAGAGCGGAACTGTCCATGCTTCTGTGGACTCTCGGGGGCACGTGGCTGGCCCAGGGAGACCTGAGCTCCTCCGGCTGAGGACCGTCTCTGAGTCCATGCAGAGGAGTAAGCAGGACTGTCTGGTGCGACGATGTAGCCAGCCAGTCTTTGAGGCTGACCAATTCCAATACGCTAAAGAATCGTACATTTAG